In Stomoxys calcitrans chromosome 2, idStoCalc2.1, whole genome shotgun sequence, the following proteins share a genomic window:
- the LOC106083658 gene encoding uncharacterized protein DDB_G0285291 yields the protein MCVIDVLLSAGANVNVGNPNIKRTPLHVICLCATALAAPQGYNYQQQTQQGSTTFGGSSFNTQSTSNSGPSSLINHSAILQEALKSSNLQNSLGGVGGQIGSTQQFSSSGPQFTTQSQAIQQQQQQSFGFPNVQQQPAFTSSFGGQQIQPQFPNYQQHHQQQFQNPATVTKDIYVHVAPEEGAQQQYQQPLPQAPPRKHYRIVFIKAPSQDLSKTALRINQAPVEEKTIIYVLTKKADPLDLQAAIQETQPSKPSKPEVYFIKYKTQEEAQHAQRTIQAQYDQLGGTTQVSDEGIAPVTSVIGSLDGQQGNGGGANFGTQSVGSFGPQSVGTFSSSSSSYSSSASGGSTSNASKYLPPIVKL from the exons gttatatGCCTATGTGCTACAGCATTGGCAGCTCCCCAAGGCTACAATTATCAACAACAAACTCAACAAGGTTCTACGACATTCGGTGGATCTTCCTTCAACACACAATCGACTTCAAATAGTGGTCCCAGTAGTCTTATAAACCATAGTGCTATTCTACAAGAGGCTCTCAAAAGTTCGAATTTGCAAAACTCACTGGGAGGAGTAGGAGGACAAATTGGCTCAACTCAACAGTTTTCTTCCTCAGGCCCACAATTCACAACACAATCCCAAGCCAtccaacagcagcaacagcaaagcTTTGGATTTCCAAATGTTCAACAGCAACCCGCTTTCACATCCAGCTTTGGAGGTCAGCAAATACAACCCCAATTCCCCAACTATCAACAACACCATCAACAACAGTTCCAAAATCCTGCAACCGTAACTAAGGACATATATGTTCATGTTGCTCCCGAAGAAGGTGCCCAACAACAATACCAACAGCCCTTGCCTCAGGCTCCACCACGCAAACACTATCGCATCGTTTTCATTAAAGCCCCCTCTCAAGATTTGAGCAAAACCGCCTTGCGCATCAATCAGGCTCCGGTCGAAGAGAAGACCATCATTTATGTGCTCACCAAGAAAGCTGATCCTCTGGACTTGCAAGCCGCCATCCAAGAGACGCAACCCAGTAAGCCCAGCAAACCGGAAGTCTACTTCATCAAATACAAGACACAGGAAGAGGCCCAGCATGCTCAGCGCACCATCCAAG CCCAATATGACCAACTCGGTGGTACCACTCAGGTCTCCGATGAAGGTATTGCTCCCGTTACCTCTGTTATTGGATCTTTGGATGGCCAGCAAGGCAACGGCGGCGGAGCCAACTTTGGCACACAATCTGTCGGCAGCTTTGGCCCTCAGTCTGTCGGCACCttctcatcgtcatcatcatcatattcATCATCAGCTTCTGGAGGCTCCACGTCGAATGCTAGCAAATATTTGCCGCCTATTGTCAAATTGTAG